In the genome of Roseovarius sp. Pro17, the window AGCCGCCTGCGATAAAATTCCACCCGATGCGATGATTGGTCAGGCCGTCCAAATCTGCCACATGGCTCAGCGTGCCACCAGCATAACGCCAGACGCGCAGCCGCTTGGTAAGATGCGGGCGGTCGATATAGGCCAACTCGACCGCGCCATCACCGCCCAGATCGCCCACGGCGATCGGCGCAAGCCAGCGATTGCGCTGGCCGATATAGGGCGTCGCGGCCAGCAGCGTCAGCGTGCGTTTTTTGACGGCAAAAATCGCCAGTCGCGCGCCACGCTCAAAGCTGGATTGAACCACGATAATTTCTGGGAAACCGTCGCCATTGACGTCCTGCAGACGCGGCGCGATATCCTCGAAGATATGTGCGGGCTGTCTCAGGCCAAATGGCGGGTGCAGCGGATCACCGGACTGCACGCTCAGCCTGTTCCACTCAGGCGTGCCCCCCAATGCATCGTGCCCGTAGGCTGGGCTGCCGGGCACGTGGACCAAGCAGACCTCGCCGATGCTGTCCCAAGCTGCGATGCAGGAACCGGGCGCACTGTCCGCAAAACCGGGCAGCGTCAGCAACAGGCACGCCGCCAGCCAAGTGCGGCGAGTGGGACCTAGCAAAAGGCGCAGGCGAAGACGCCGCGCCCTACCCATTCTCAGATCTGCTTTTCGGGCATTTGGACGACAAGACCGTCCAGAGCGTCAGTCACCTTGATCTGGCAGGTCAGGCGCGAGCGAACCGGATCGGGCTCATACGCGAAATCCAGCATGTCCTCTTCCATGTCGTCCTTGGCAGGCATCTTTTCGACCCAGGCAGGATCGACATAGACATGACAGGTCGAGCAGGCGCAGGCGCCGCCACAATCAGCCTCGATTCCCGGAATATTATTGTCGCGCGCGCCTTCCATGACCGTCAGGCCATTGGCGACGTCGACCACATGCTTGGTCCCATTATGCTCGACATAGGTGATCTTGGCCATGCTAGCAGACTCCCGTTTCTGGCGTTTCCGACTAACTAACCGGCGCGCCATGGTCAGGCCAGAAGAATCGCGTCATCGGTCTGGAAAGAGTTGCGGGAAATGACAAATTGTCCGTTTCCGCCACGCAGAATCGTCTTTCTCCAGCGCGGCGTGATGGCGCGCCGTGTTCGCGGGGCGAGAAAGCGCGCACTCAGCTCCCTTGGCAACCGCTTCGCCGCCTTCCCCGCACCTCCAAAACGGTCTAACGTGGCTGGAACCCGGCAAAGACCGCACTCAGAGGCACGCGCATTGACATCCCGCACCCTACCCTTGCTGGCTATTCTGATGCTGGTCGCCTGCGACACATCCGTGACCGGCACGGGGGGGCCGGGTCTCCTGCAGACCCTCGCCAATGCACCCGCCGGTGCCGCGCCCGGCACCTGCTGGGGCAAGTTGGTGACGCCCGCCGTGATCGAGACTGTCACAAATCAGATCCTCGTTCAGTCGTCCGAGAG includes:
- a CDS encoding VCBS repeat-containing protein, coding for MGRARRLRLRLLLGPTRRTWLAACLLLTLPGFADSAPGSCIAAWDSIGEVCLVHVPGSPAYGHDALGGTPEWNRLSVQSGDPLHPPFGLRQPAHIFEDIAPRLQDVNGDGFPEIIVVQSSFERGARLAIFAVKKRTLTLLAATPYIGQRNRWLAPIAVGDLGGDGAVELAYIDRPHLTKRLRVWRYAGGTLSHVADLDGLTNHRIGWNFIAGGWRPCTSEMILASGDWRRVMAVRLAGGALSARDLGAYEGPDSLRAAQLCP
- a CDS encoding 2Fe-2S iron-sulfur cluster-binding protein encodes the protein MAKITYVEHNGTKHVVDVANGLTVMEGARDNNIPGIEADCGGACACSTCHVYVDPAWVEKMPAKDDMEEDMLDFAYEPDPVRSRLTCQIKVTDALDGLVVQMPEKQI